The window GGCGGCCCCGGCGCCACTCCTGAGCGGGGGCGCCGGGGCCGGTCCGGTCACCGGGCGACCGCCCGCCTCCCCCGTGGCGGCGGGCGGCTCGCCACGGCCCCCTTCGGCGGTCCGATCCCGGCCGGCGCCGGGGCAGGGAGGGATCGGACACCTCGACGTCAGTCTGCCCCGACCGGGTTGACCGTGGACGCCGCCGGGTTGACTCTCCGTGCCGCGCTCACTCCGCCTGGCCGGCCCGCCAGGCCTGCGGCCCGACGCCGTGCGCCTTGCGGAAGATCCGGCTGAAGTGCGCCTTGTCGGGGAAGCCCCAGCGGGCCCCGATCGCCTGGATCGGCTGGCCGCGCAGGCCCGGGTCGGCGAGGTCGTGCCGGCACCGCGCCAGGCGCAGCTCCCGGATGTACGACGCGACCGTCGACTCCTCGGCCGCGAAGAGCCGGTGCAGGGTACGCAGCGAGACGTGGTGCGCGTCCGCCACCACCTGCGGGCTCAGCGTCGCGTCCCCGAGGTGCCGCTGGATGTACGCCCGCATCTGGGTGACGAGGGCGCGCCTGCGGACCTCGGTCGGCACCACGTCCTCGGCCACCAGGTGCCGACCGAGCATGGTGGACGCCAGGTCGAGCCCGACGGCGCCGAGGCGGGTGGCGTCGGCGGCGTGGTACTGCTCGGGATGGTGGGCGATCTGGAGGAGGAACTGGGCGAGCAGCGCGCCGATCCCCTCGGTGCCCGACATCCGGCCGCCGAGCAGCGGCGCCAGCCGGTCCGGTGACAGCGGCAGCGCCGCGTGCGGGATGAGCGCCACGACGGACCGGGCCGGTTCGCGGCCGTCGTCGTCGCCGAGGTGCCGCACCCCGTGCGGTCGCGACCCGTCGTAGAAGATGAACTCATCCGGCCCCAGCACGCTGCTCCGGCCGGCCTGGCTGGCCGCGCCGTCCCCGTCGACGGTGAGCGCCAGCGTGTAGATCTCCGGGGCCGACTCGCGCCCCAGCCTCGGCGTCCGGACGCCCTCCAGCGACGGGTACCGGTAGTTGACCACCTGGATCGGGCCGAGCTCGACGATCTCCGCCCGGGCGGTGAAGTCGTGCGCGTGCTCGGTGCGGATCCGCAGCGGCGAGGCCGTACGCGCCACGAGGTCGAGCCACATGTCGAAGCGTTCGGCCGCCGGCACCTGCTCGGTGTCGACGACGGTCGGCCGAAGCATCCGCTCCCCCGTCCTCGCGCCGGTCCGGTGCCCATTGTCCATCGTGGGCGCCCGCCCCGCCCAGCGCGTTTCCCGGCCCCGGCTCCCGCCCAGCCCAGCGCGCTTCCGGCCCGGCGCCCGCCCCGCCCCGGCCCCCGGTCGACGGGGCCGGGTCAGGCCGTGGCCGTCCGGCCCCGGATCAGCACCTCGACGCCGTCGAGGATCCGGTCGAGGCCGAACTGCCACTCCGTGTCGAACACCTCGTCCTGCTGTCCCTCGGCGCTCTCCGCCAGCAGCTCCCGGATCGACGGGTAGGCGCCGTGCCGGGTCAGCAGGGCGAGCTGCTGCCAGTACCGCATCCCGGCGTCGTCGGGGTCGAGCTGTTCGCGCGCCGCGGCCTCGTCGAGGTCGGCGGTGAGGGTGGCCCAGTTCCGGGCGTACCCGCTGACCAGCATGATCGTCGAGAGCCGCTCGATGCCGTGCAGGCCGGTGCCGTGCAGGGCGGCCAGCCCCTGCTCCATCCAGCGCACCTGGTTGGGGCCCAGCGGCGGGCCGCTGATCGGGACCTGCCGGATCCACGGGTGGCGGTGGATGGCCGTCATGTTGGCCAGCGCCCAGCGGGCGAGTGCCGGCCGCCAGCCCTCGCCCGGGGCGCGTGGCGCGGGCGGGTCCCCGTACGCGGTGTCGGCCATGAGCTCCAGCAGGTCGTTCTTGGCGGAGACGTAGCGGTAGAGCGACATGGTCGCCACGCCCAGCTCGCCGGCGACCCGGCTCATCGACACCGCCGGCAGCCCGTCGGCCTCGGCCACCCGGATGCCGGCGGCCACCACCTGCCGCATCGTGAGGCTGCGCCGGGGTCCCTTGCCGGGTCGTTCCCGCAGGCCCCAGGCGAGCTCGATGCTCTCCGGCAGCTCGACGTCGGCGTCGCTCATCCTCACCTCCCGGTACGCGGTGTTGACCGCCATCCTAGCTTCTGCGTATGGTGCACGCAGAATGGCGTATGACGTACGCAGAAAGCGGAGAGTGAGGGGCGATGGGAGTGACAGACGCGGCGGTGGAGACCGTCGACCTACGCAGGTCGTACGGCGGGGTGGCGGTGCTCGACGGCCTGAGCATGCGGGTCGCCCGGGGCAGCGTGCACGCCCTGCTCGGCCCGAACGGGGCGGGCAAGACCACGACGGTCCGGATCCTGGCCACGCTCACCACGCCCGACGGGGGCCTGGCCCGCGTGGACGGCCACGACGTGGTCCGCGACCGGAGCCGGGTCCGGCGGGTGATCAGCCTCGCCGGCCAGCACGCGGCGCTCGACGACCAGCAGACGGGCGCGGAGAACCTGCACATGATGGCCCGGCTGGCCGGGCTGGCCCCGGCCGCCGCCCGGCGGCGCGCCACGGACCTGCTGGAGCGCTTCGACCTGGTCGCCGCCGGCGGCCGGCGGGTGGTGACGTACTCCGGCGGGATGCGCCGCCGGCTCGACCTCGCGGCCAGCCTGGTCGGCCAGCCGTCCGTGATCTTCCTCGACGAGCCGACCACCGGCCTCGACCCGCGCAGCCGGCAGGGGCTGTGGGAGGTGGTCGCCGAGCTGGCCGGCGCCGGGGTGACGGTGCTGCTCACCACGCAGTACCTGGAGGAGGCCGACCGCCTCGCCGACCGGATCGCGGTGCTGCACGGTGGCCGGTTGGCCGCCGAGGGCAGCGCGGGCGACCTCAAGCGCCGGTTCGGCGCCCACCGGCTGGAGCTGACGCTGCGTGACGCGCGGAGCTTCGCCGAGGCGACGCACCGCCTCGGCGGGCGCGTGACGCACCGCGACCCGGCCCGGCTGGAGCTGGCGGTCGCCACCGACGGCGGCGCGCCGGAGATCCGCCAGCTGCTCGACGAGGTCGATCCCGACCGGGAGGGGCTCGCCCGGTTCACCGTCCGCGAGGCGACCCTGGACGACGTCTTCCTCACCCTCACCGGCGACCCGGTGCCCGCCCGACGGGAGGCGGCCGGTGTCTGAGCTGACCCTGCGGCCGACCCGTGCCGGCGAGGCCCTCGTCATGATGGCGCGCTGCGTACGGCTGTCCCGGCGCAACGTCGACGCGCTGCTGACCTCGCTGCTGCTGCCGGTGCTGCTGATGCTGCTCTTCGTCTACCTGTTCGGGGGCGCGATCGACACCGGCACCCGCTACGTCACCTACGTCGTGCCCGGCGTGCTGCTGCTCTGCGCCAGCTTCGGCGCGGCGACCACCGCCGTCAGCGTGACCACCGACCTGACCAACGGGATCATCGAGCGGTTCCGCACGATGGACGTCAGCGCCACCGCGATCCTCGGTGGGCACGTCGCCGCCAGCATCGCCCGCAACACCGTCTCCACCGTGCTGGTGCTGGCCCTCGCCGTCGCCATCGGCTTCCGCCCGGCCGTGGACCCGCTGCGCTGGCTGGCCGCGTTCGGGGTGCTGCTGCTCTTCCTGCTCGCCGTGTCCTGGCTGTCGGCCGCGTTCGGCCTGCTGGCCCGCACCCCGGAGGCCGCCAGCGGCTTCACCTTCCTGGCGATGTTCCTGCCGTACCCGAGCAGCGCCTTCGTGCCGGTGGAGACGATGCCGGGCTGGATCCGCGGCTTCGCCGACCACCAGCCCGTCACGCCCGTCATCGAGACGCTGCGCGCCCTGCTGCTGGGCACCCCGACGGGCACCGCCCCGGTCCTGGCGGTGGCCTGGTGCCTCGGCGTCCTGGCCGTCTCGGTGCCCCTGACCGCCGTGCTGTTCCGCCGCCGCGTGGCCTGACCGCCACCGGCCGGCCGCGCCCGCCACCCACCGGCCATCGTCGGCGGTTGCCGGCACGTGCGGTCACTCTCGCCGGAACGCGCGACGGCGGCACCGGACCTCGTCCGGTGCCGCCGTCGTCGTCTGCGCGTCAGTCGTTGAGCACCTGGGAGAGCCGGTCGCGGAAGCGCCGCTCGGAGTCGCTGACGACGTCACCGCCGAGGCCCAGGATGCCGCCGCTGGAGGCCGCGCCCACCACCTGCTCGGCGATCTCCACCAGCCAGTGCTTGTAGGCGCCGGCCTCGCCCTCGTCCGTCCGGGCGGCCAGCAGCACCGCCGCCTCCCTGGCCCGGCCCAGCACGTCCTCCAGGTAGGCGCGCGGGTCGGACGGCGCGATGACCGGCATCTCCTCGCCGGCCTCCGGGTCGCCCACCCGGGTGACGATCTCGCCGGCCACGGCCGCGACCAGCGGGCTGGCCGACTCCCGGCCGGCGGCGATGGTCTCCAGCCCGGCCGCGTTCTCGGCCATGGTGCGTCGGGTGCCGTCGGACTCGGCGGCGCTCGCCGCGGTCAGCACCGACTGCGGCAGGCCGACCAACAGCCCCCACTCCTCGTCGGAGAAACCGAATCCGGTGTACGCCGGCTGCTCGATCACGGCAAAGCCCCTTTCCGCACTGATGTCGCTCGTCGTCCACGGCCCCGGCCAGCGGTGCCCGGCTCAGGCTAGTCGAGGGTCAGCAGGCCCTGTTCG is drawn from Micromonospora sp. NBC_01740 and contains these coding sequences:
- a CDS encoding helix-turn-helix domain-containing protein, with protein sequence MLRPTVVDTEQVPAAERFDMWLDLVARTASPLRIRTEHAHDFTARAEIVELGPIQVVNYRYPSLEGVRTPRLGRESAPEIYTLALTVDGDGAASQAGRSSVLGPDEFIFYDGSRPHGVRHLGDDDGREPARSVVALIPHAALPLSPDRLAPLLGGRMSGTEGIGALLAQFLLQIAHHPEQYHAADATRLGAVGLDLASTMLGRHLVAEDVVPTEVRRRALVTQMRAYIQRHLGDATLSPQVVADAHHVSLRTLHRLFAAEESTVASYIRELRLARCRHDLADPGLRGQPIQAIGARWGFPDKAHFSRIFRKAHGVGPQAWRAGQAE
- a CDS encoding TetR/AcrR family transcriptional regulator, whose amino-acid sequence is MAVNTAYREVRMSDADVELPESIELAWGLRERPGKGPRRSLTMRQVVAAGIRVAEADGLPAVSMSRVAGELGVATMSLYRYVSAKNDLLELMADTAYGDPPAPRAPGEGWRPALARWALANMTAIHRHPWIRQVPISGPPLGPNQVRWMEQGLAALHGTGLHGIERLSTIMLVSGYARNWATLTADLDEAAAREQLDPDDAGMRYWQQLALLTRHGAYPSIRELLAESAEGQQDEVFDTEWQFGLDRILDGVEVLIRGRTATA
- a CDS encoding ATP-binding cassette domain-containing protein, with amino-acid sequence MGVTDAAVETVDLRRSYGGVAVLDGLSMRVARGSVHALLGPNGAGKTTTVRILATLTTPDGGLARVDGHDVVRDRSRVRRVISLAGQHAALDDQQTGAENLHMMARLAGLAPAAARRRATDLLERFDLVAAGGRRVVTYSGGMRRRLDLAASLVGQPSVIFLDEPTTGLDPRSRQGLWEVVAELAGAGVTVLLTTQYLEEADRLADRIAVLHGGRLAAEGSAGDLKRRFGAHRLELTLRDARSFAEATHRLGGRVTHRDPARLELAVATDGGAPEIRQLLDEVDPDREGLARFTVREATLDDVFLTLTGDPVPARREAAGV
- a CDS encoding ABC transporter permease; the protein is MSELTLRPTRAGEALVMMARCVRLSRRNVDALLTSLLLPVLLMLLFVYLFGGAIDTGTRYVTYVVPGVLLLCASFGAATTAVSVTTDLTNGIIERFRTMDVSATAILGGHVAASIARNTVSTVLVLALAVAIGFRPAVDPLRWLAAFGVLLLFLLAVSWLSAAFGLLARTPEAASGFTFLAMFLPYPSSAFVPVETMPGWIRGFADHQPVTPVIETLRALLLGTPTGTAPVLAVAWCLGVLAVSVPLTAVLFRRRVA